The following coding sequences lie in one Sorghum bicolor cultivar BTx623 chromosome 6, Sorghum_bicolor_NCBIv3, whole genome shotgun sequence genomic window:
- the LOC8072026 gene encoding uncharacterized protein LOC8072026 — MHMVAFHKRDKVEKMVNRPGVEESMLTAYFDANRHDEEARKILYRDFPEYFTWQSDGKFWQKRKNYVFQIGRVISAHPAEGERYFLRVLLNNVAGATSYEHLRTVDGVLLPSFREAAERRGLIEEDNTLDECLTKATLFEMPSSIRRLFATILVFCEPHDVMGLWTKHYDAMLEDYSRNNPSSDLVQQMVLIDIRNMLQSMGKDIRSFPLPDIDHSYDDASHIPREIFEEASVEQNPQDVLLCDSLNAEQKSAYNEIMAAVYSKQGRLFFVDGPGGTGKTFLYRALLAKLRSQDKLAVATATSGVTAAIMPGGRTAHSRFKIPLTLQEGGCCSFMKQSGTAKLLQQAALIIWDEASMTKRQNLEALDNNLRDIMGRSHQPFDGKTVVLGGDFRQVLPVVRKGSRAQIVGASLRRSYLWESMRHLKLVRNMRAQSDPWFADYLLRIGGGTEEVNGDDNVRIPDEICIPYSGDAEKDLHSLIDSIFPNLNANMADKDYITTRVILSTRNDWVDMINMKMIDMFQGGETMYHSFDTAVDDPHNYYPSEFLNSLTPNGLPPDVLKLKLGCPVILLRNIDPANGLCNGTRMDEHICIRFHFGGTFTRVGGALFYVGGDNAESWIDVDKLSYFEIKGHLADHYNSPSMFRLY; from the exons atgcacatggtggcatTTCATAAACGGGACAAGGTCGAAAAGATGGTTAATAGGCCAGGTGTAGAAGAGTCAATGTTGACAGCATACTTCGATGCAAACAGGCATGATGAGGAAGCTCGCAAAATCTTATATCGAGACTTCCCAGAGTATTTTACCTGGCAGTCTGATGGTAAATTCTGgcaaaaaaggaaaaactatGTTTTCCAAATTGGTAGAGTCATCTCAGCCCATCCTGCCGAGGGTGAACGCTACTTTCTTCGTGTTCTCTTGAACAATGTTGCTGGTGCTACCTCATATGAACACCTTAGGACAGTTGATGGGGTGCTACTACCTTCGTTTCGTGAAGCTGCAGAAAGGAGGGGTCTAATCGAAGAGGATAATACCCTAGATGAATGTCTAACAAAAGCTACTTTGTTTGAGATGCCTAGCTCTATAAGAAGGCTATTtgcaacaatattggtattctgcGAACCGCATGATGTGATGGGGTTGTGGACAAAACACTACGATGCAATGTTAGAGGATTATAGCCGCAATAATCCATCCTCAGATCTCGTGCAACAAATGGTTTTGATAGACATTAGAAACATGTTGCAGTCTATGGGAAAGGACATAAGGTCATTTCCTCTTCCAGATATTGATCACTCATATGATGATGCCAGCCATATACCTCGTGAGATATTTGAGGAAGCTAGCGTTGAGCAGAATCCTCAAGATGTGCTATTGTGTGACTCACTCAACGCTGAGCAAAAGTCTGCCTACAATGAGATAATGGCAGCTGTCTACAGCAAACAAGGCAGGCTATTCTTTGTGGATGGACCTGGTGGGACAGGAAAGACATTTTTATATAGGGCACTGCTCGCAAAACTACGTAGCCAGGATAAGCTTGCCGTTGCCACAGCTACATCTGGGGTCACAGCGGCCATAATGCCAGGTGGGAGGACGGCCCACTCGCGTTTCAAGATACCCCTAACTCTTCAAGAGGGCGGTTGTTGTAGCTTCATGAAACAGAGTGGtactgccaagttgttgcagcaagCAGCTCTCATAATTTGGGACGAGGCATCTATgacaaagaggcaaaatttggAAGCACTAGACAACAACCTACGTGATATCATGGGTCGGTCACACCAACCCTTTGATGGGAAGACTGTTGTCCTTGGTGGGGATTTCAGACAAGTCCTCCCTGTTGTGCGGAAAGGATCTAGGGCTCAAATAGTCGGTGCTTCTCTACGAAGGTCGTATCTTTGGGAATCCATGCGCCACCTAAAGCTTGTTCGCAACATGAGGGCTCAGAGTGATCCGTGGTTTGCAGATTATTTGTTGCGCATTGGTGGTGGAACGGAAGAGGTTAACGGAGATGACAATGTTCGTATTCCAGATGAGATCTGTATCCCGTACTCTGGTGATGCCGAGAAAGATCTTCATAGTCTGATTGACAGCATCTTTCCAAATCTGAATGCAAACATGGCGGACAAAGACTACATCACCACCAGGGTGATTTTATCTACACGCAATGATTGGGTGGACATGATCAATATGAAAATGATTGATATGTTCCAAGGTGGTGAGACGATGTATCACAGTTTTGACACCGCGGTAGATGATCCACATAACTACTATCCATCGGAGTTTCTTAATAGCCTGACCCCCAACGGGCTACCACCAGATGTCTTGAAGCTCAAGCTCGGGTGTCCTGTCATATTGCTTAGGAATATTGACCCCGCCAATGGGCTATGCAATGGTACAAG GATGGATGAACACATTTGCATAAGATTCCACTTTGGTGGTACATTTACTAGGGTGGGAGGCGCTCTGTTCTATGTTGGAGGAGACAATGCTGAATCATGGATCGATGTGGACAAGCTTTCTTATTTTGAGATCAAGGGCCACCTAGCTGATCACTACAATTCACCAAGTATGTTCAGGTTGTATTAG
- the LOC8072025 gene encoding chaperone protein ClpC1, chloroplastic — protein sequence MEGALVQSAIVPTVYRSSSGRFRARARARTNATMVRNMPARTLTLGGFQGLRQTNFLDTRSVIKRDFVSIVASQIARPRGSASRGVVRAMFERFTEKAIKVIMLAQEEARRLGHNFVGTEQILLGLIGEGTGIAAKVLKSMGINLKDARVEVEKIIGRGSGFVAVEIPFTPRAKRVLELSLEEARQLGHNYIGSEHLLLGLLREGEGVAARVLESLGADPNNIRTQVIRMVGESTEAVGAGVGGGSSGQKMPTLEEYGTNLTKLAEEGKLDPVVGRRDQIERVTQILGRRTKNNPCLIGEPGVGKTAIAEGLAQRIANGDVPETIEGKKVITLDMGLLVAGTKYRGEFEERLKKLMEEIKQNEDIILFIDEVHTLIGAGAAEGAIDAANILKPALARGELQCIGATTLDEYRKHIEKDPALERRFQPVKVPEPTVDETIQILRGLRERYELHHKLRYTDDALIAAAQLSYQYISDRFLPDKAIDLIDEAGSRVRLRHAQLPDEAKELDKELRQITKQKNEAVRSQDFEKAGELRDREMELKAQITAIIDKSKEMIKAETESGEVGPLVTEADIQHIVSSWTGIPVEKVSSDESDRLLKMEETLHTRIIGQDEAVKAISRAIRRARVGLKNPNRPIASFIFSGPTGVGKSELAKALAAYYFGSEEAMIRLDMSEFMERHTVSKLIGSPPGYVGYTEGGQLTEAVRRRPYTVVLFDEIEKAHPDVFNMMLQILEDGRLTDSKGRTVDFKNTLLIMTSNVGSSVIEKGGRKIGFDLDYDEKDTSYNRIKSLVTEELKQYFRPEFLNRLDEMIVFRQLTKLEVKEIADIMLKEVFDRLKAKDINLQVTEKFRDRVVDEGYNPSYGARPLRRAIMRLLEDSLAEKMLAGEVKEGDSAIVDVDSDGKVIVLNGGSGVAEPLEPALST from the exons ATGGAGGGCGCTCTAGTTCAGTCTGCGATTGTTCCAACCGTTTACAGAAGCAGCTCAGGTCGTTTCCGCGCGCGTGCAAGGGCCAGAACAAATGCTACAATGGTgcgcaatatgccagcaaggaCTCTTACTCTTGGTGGCTTCCAAGGGCTGCGTCAGACAAACTTTTTGGACACGAGGTCTGTGATCAAGCGTGACTTTGTGTCGATCGTGGCAAGTCAGATTGCAAGGCCGCGCGGGTCGGCCTCACGAGGGGTTGTTCGTGCCATGTTTGAACGCTTCACTGAGAAAGCAATCAAGGTGATTATGCTCGCGCAAGAGGAGGCAAGGCGCCTTGGACACAACTTTGTTGGGACAGAGCAGATTTTGCTGGGGCTTATTGGTGAGGGCACGGGAATTGCGGCGAAGGTTCTGAAGTCTATGGGAATCAATCTTAAGGATGCCCGAGTGGAAGTTGAAAAGATAATTGGACGTGGCAGTGGGTTTGTGGCTGTTGAAATCCCATTCACGCCTCGTGCAAAACGTGTATTGGAATTGTCCCTTGAAGAAGCTCGTCAGCTTG GGCATAACTATATAGGATCTgaacacttgctccttgggtTACTTCGTGAGGGTGAAGGTGTTGCTGCTCGTGTGCTTGAAAGCCTTGGTGCTGATCCAAACAACATCCGTACCCAG GTCATAAGAATGGTTGGGGAAAGCACAGAAGCCGTTGGGGCTGGAGTTGGTGGAGGAAGCAGTGGCCAGAAGATGCCCACACTTGAAGAATATGGTACTAATTTGACGAAATTAGCAGAGGAG GGTAAATTGGACCCAGTTGTTGGTAGACGGGATCAGATTGAGCGTGTTACTCAGATTTTGGGAAGGCGGACAAAGAACAACCCCTGCCTAATTGGAGAGCCTGGTGTTGGCAAAACTGCTATTGCTGAGGGGCTTGCTCAACGTATTGCCAATGGGGATGTTCCTGAAACAATTGAAGGAAAGAAG GTTATTACTCTTGACATGGGGCTCCTTGTTGCTGGAACCAAATACCGTGGAGAGTTTGAAGAGAGACTAAAGAAACTTATGGAGGAAATTAAGCAAAATGAAGACATTATTCTCTTCATTGATGAAGTGCACACACTGATTGGAGCAGGTGCAGCAGAAGGTGCAATTGATGCTGCTAATATTTTGAAGCCAGCTCTTGCAAGAGGTGAACTGCAG TGCATTGGTGCTACAACGCTGGATGAGTATAGGAAGCATATAGAGAAAGATCCTGCCTTGGAAAGAAGGTTTCAACCAGTTAAGGTTCCTGAGCCTACTGTCGATGAAACAATACAGATCTTAAGAGGACTTCGTGAGAGATATGAACTCCATCACAAACTGCGATACACAGATGATGCTTTAATTGCTGCTGCACAGCTTTCTTATCAGTATATCAG TGATCGATTCCTGCCTGACAAGGCCATTGACTTGATTGATGAAGCTGGATCCCGTGTTAGGCTGAGGCATGCCCAG CTCCCTGATGAAGCCAAAGAGCTGGACAAAGAGCTGCGGCAGATTACCAAGCAGAAAAACGAGGCTGTACGCAGCCAGGACTTTGAGAAG GCTGGCGAATTAAGGGACCGAGAAATGGAGCTTAAGGCTCAAATTACAGCCATTATTGACAAGAGCAAGGAAATGATTAAAGCAGAGACTGAATCTGGTGAAGTCGGTCCTCTTGTTACTGAGGCGGACATTCAACATATTGTCTCCTCTTGGACTGGAATTCCTGTGGAGAAGGTGTCATCTGATGAGTCTGATCGTCTCCTAAAGATGGAAGAGACACTGCATACACGTATCATTGGACAGGATGAGGCTGTCAAAGCTATTAGTCGTGCTATCCGCCGTGCTCGTGTTGGCCTCAAGAATCCAAATAGGCCAATTGCCAGCTTCATATTCTCTGGACCGACTGGAGTTGGCAAATCAGAGCTAGCAAAGGCTCTGGCGGCCTACTACTTTGGCTCGGAGGAGGCTATGATCAGGCTTGACATGAGTGAGTTCATGGAGAGACATACTGTCTCCAAACTCATTGGATCACCTCCAGGTTATGTTGGGTACACTGAGGGAGGCCAACTAACTGAAGCAGTCCGTCGCCGCCCGTACACAGTTGTTCTCTTTGATGAGATTGAGAAAGCACATCCAGATGTTTTCAACATGATGCTTCAGATCTTAGAAGATGGGCGGTTAACTGATAGCAAGGGGCGCACAGTGGACTTCAAGAACACACTATTGATCATGACATCTAATGTCGGGAGCAGTGTCATTGAGAAGGGAGGCCGCAAGATTGGGTTCGACCTTGACTATGATGAGAAAGACACAAGCTATAACAGGATCAAGAGCCTTGTGACTGAGGAGTTGAAGCAGTACTTCCGGCCAGAGTTCTTGAACAGATTGGATGAGATGATTGTATTCCGGCAGCTGACTAAATTGGAGGTGAAGGAGATTGCAGACATTATGCTGAAAGAAGTGTTTGACAGGTTGAAGGCCAAGGACATTAATCTCCAGGTTACAGAGAAGTTCCGAGATAGAGTTGTTGACGAAGGTTATAACCCGAGCTATGGTGCCAGACCTTTGCGGCGTGCTATCATGAGGCTTCTGGAGGATAGTCTGGCAGAGAAGATGCTGGCTGGTGAGGTGAAAGAAGGTGACTCTGCCATCGTTGATGTGGATTCAGATGGCAAGGTAATAGTCCTGAACGGTGGCAGCGGTGTTGCTGAGCCACTGGAACCTGCTCTCAGTACCTAA
- the LOC8072028 gene encoding uncharacterized protein LOC8072028 → MPPSPPPSSSSLRLLLPPRPYSLFPGALFPKPSDPTSNPTHAPTGAEPTRALEKDASTMAAEGGGGQETFEARVKRLFGSRLYDAVPDSSFPTASWSVAAGDVERHRWAKPSEARDAEEEAAGEAARGDTPCASAFYDANGCLRGRRRRSRQEEFEGVLDDLDEEEEEEEDGESGGRKATEQDEEEGVRVNIGLDPTLDREEEEDKYDREAFGREEAADRVYMHDIMDDGINMSINSIVPDLLDDSIEEVYRFKKDPRADMRAASARLREDDGSAKDGDSHYASQAKEFPSVGVQTKKAVEEVNVKPILKRKEEQADLKPRKRVRFDANVKDHESDMFEHDEDSPMVPQSMDVVTEKEESTSTFSASPGIPDYVRNPSKYTRYTLDVPESNDNSNRTALADLHDLLGRSDPNRIQSETPVEIPSSVTFIPRKKSVDAMAVDEGPRAIDSNSSVIGMVAGASDEPDQCEMDEDDSKSSSTPQMHTNSKASSRRYRSSRSDDDE, encoded by the exons ATGCCCCCATCgccgcctccgtcttcttctagCCTCCgtctcctcctccctcctcgcCCGTACTCACTTTTTCCCGGAGCCCTTTTTCCCAAACCCTCCGACCCCACCTCGAACCCAACCCACGCACCCACAGGAGCCGAGCCCACCCGAGCCCTCGAGAAGGAcgcgtcgacgatggcggccgaGGGCGGCGGCGGGCAAGAGACGTTCGAGGCGCGGGTGAAGCGCCTGTTCGGGTCCCGCCTCTACGACGCCgtcccggactcctccttcccGACGGCCTCCTGGTCCGTGGCCGCGGGCGACGTCGAGCGCCACCGCTGGGCGAAGCCGTCGGAGGCGCGCGacgcggaggaggaggcagcGGGGGAGGCCGCCCGCGGGGACACGCCCTGCGCCTCCGCGTTCTACGACGCCAACGGGTGCCTCCGCGGCCGGAGGCGCAGGTCCAGGCAGGAGGAGTTCGAGGGGGTCCTCGACGACctagatgaggaggaggaggaggaggaggacggggAGAGTGGGGGGAGGAAGGCGACGGagcaggacgaggaggagggggtTAGGGTTAACATCGGCCTCGACCCCACCCTGGATCGGGAG GAAGAGGAGGACAAGTATGATAGAGAGGCCTTTGGTAGAGAGGAGGCTGCTGACCGCGTGTACATGCACGATATAATGGATGACGGCATAAACATGAGCATCAACAGTATAGTCCCTGACCTCCTTGATGATTCCATTGAAGAGGTGTACCGTTTTAAGAAGGATCCTCGGGCAGATATGAGGGCAGCATCGGCAAGACTCAGAGAAGATGATGGTTCTGCTAAAGATGGTGATTCTCACTATGCCTCTCAAGCCAAGGAGTTCCCCAGTGTAGGGGTTCAGACAAAGAAAGCTGTGGAGGAAGTCAATGTAAAACCTATACTGAAGAGGAAGGAGGAGCAAGCAGATTTAAAACCAAGGAAACGTGTCCGGTTTGATGCTAATGTTAAGGATCATGAGTCAGATATGTTTGAACATGACGAAGATTCTCCAATGGTTCCTCAATCCATGGATGTAGTCACTGAGAAGGAGGAGAGCACATCTACTTTTTCTGCATCTCCTGGGATTCCTGACTATGTAAGGAACCCTTCAAAGTACACGCGTTACACCCTGGATGTACCAGAGTCTAATGATAACTCGAACAGGACGGCTCTTGCTGACCTGCATGATCTGTTAGGGAGGTCAGACCCAAACAGGATACAGTCTGAGACGCCTGTTGAGATTCCTAGCTCAGTCACATTCATCCCTCGCAAGAAGTCAGTGGATGCCATGGCAGTGGATGAGGGTCCCAGAGCTATTGATTCCAACTCATCTGTAATTGGAATGGTAGCAGGTGCCTCTGACGAACCTGATCAATGTGAGATGGATGAAGATGACAGTAAATCATCGTCGACGCCACAGATGCATACAAACTCAAAGGCGAGCTCCCGGCGATACAGGTCAAGTAGATCAGATGATGATGAGTGA